From the Toxoplasma gondii ME49 chromosome VIIa, whole genome shotgun sequence genome, one window contains:
- a CDS encoding TBC domain-containing protein (encoded by transcript TGME49_203910) has protein sequence MSFLWSGSSIISFSGLGGTSNTKGEDVPLQGASDRGAAPSAPGAHSEELPEVDASGEQQWRELDEVWSGNGGESSREPQRIGKSLFPFLSNGGRTGTAARVSPSTVGEALPADKPGVCTPPDVAASFDNWRQSVSPRKKSNSPRGDPHFSWPSHEAHSSGPRQRSCGDSRFLSGATESRSSYDEHSAQGSSRTPSTVGMWGPSRGASRPGMAEPDGLPLYSVRTASQSLSPNPRHRVEGQFSRLATDKDGGVRTGSFDRKAEHQRVGRRPVDEGAISGDESEEAPPHHFTRPTSIQRKPGRGEGARGDTAVPSRARTTSPDDTLRDVKAQVSSGASGTRRSSLAGSVPAPSESLLQQRQNTRRQQQELLQYSNSASTSSRSSFPCPSLQRTFSPAAESEAAVSREDSRGDRVHPCRFSTPSLLSTHDGAGEREMEDRAEREMKDRRGSGRPEQERESEDGVAASAARAARRRVLLHKLFGVKNSASGERGERKWQSMEDRNLVHFMQMHRHTFFRRLRRGVPPSHRWNAWKAVCLPPPEHRCACPSSYSLPSENVDSGALGSGFHPQSQPLISCVSSPAAGGVGSALTRTFSSPQKPVAGGPGGSGRAERDSWKDSRGGASLLQSQRQRGLGREEERDRGCEAESQCGREGRHSPGREDTSREREDRQRASGPDSRMLRWTGVEEREGTGGCCRAGGDCRRVYERQAERRSSFFALIMIDVPRTFPDVEVFDKDAQALLCRNLNAFANIHPEVGYCQGMNFIAGLLLLVSSFDEFDAFCVFRALMQRYRLKGFFQEKFPLLRKYMKVFDTLASQQLPELRQHFLDEGVLPAVYLHQWFLTLFVTSLPLRSVCVLWDFLLGEGLHGLLELAVALLKVLTRFIIHLRFEEVVKFLKSLKSSGGGCDDFKVGKMLVKQAAKVQLPDTLLTDLLTTDLAVLMREAEEEEVAEAQARAAGVAAAAAAAAVPEDEEQSNPLVETLTEDEEDEETDRGERHRTHGDLKEKRKHHGRSERHAREPDRGDARTLARGREVSHSRAQRSDRSDDERRTRQTSSPRKQLLSSAFSSWDELPSPCGRSRRESASSWRREEKREAGEESGSARRARAGRHDGLWTSPARRPGGELEEMQVLKPTARKQKTPSPKAGSHAWQAQDHRRQEPGRVTPERIHSYRSRRSESRLERERRRGEEDTHSENRTSENQGSSRQSSDRWSSRGETHKRPQGGRSVSRGSDRLVVEKGVNRDTLENQMNSEERCSPFPSRDLRGPSSLDCPEALDSSCSAAASLPQAQVSLPHPLQPCGEGEDPTETSGVPLTCQEQSECFPSSPLPAPISLASSPNLSPFPSMKAGEDETGETEQVQEQRKMLFESSPLHSHLRLETPLSPLGSSRRTSSGPLCVPVPAACGSGVSSEQAQRGTDAMIAASVVALENAERETTTKEQTHAGEKVVREGNLSQVGVAHEARAETSGMTGHRCSGPETRSCTSLRTPGEEGSWARNGEEESSVQVAREAGGIGKKEGDRLVERSQALSVSLSSASEEGASLDTGRGQEGQSPCQQVSPRCTFSPGSSLHSGHISYLEQQSASPETTGGRRREGELERTGEEGEALQKEPSYLAGSGPAASRTASGASPSCACSEANTPIRPSLSPPFSPRQIPLCPEESEVVPRRTSSLSDGADAEAVPAPSPMSHSAAIQHARSPPSSPVAALNGSVSSFSCEGTLQLPKLVDAVHALAAQPAEGISGSLSCFPVSSGVLKACPSLSIRDRDAERIGHLSLEDGLRAKEAEERGRTGEERRPVAAVDLSENSPSVCESSDAVSSSAPHSFDVCPREITSTGTSLVKGEEEPEVGEQARDEAEDLEDVFEQRSVNETSYDRGSAQEEREDIEELQRQHQKCQEGLELNAQNVHDEAEREGISPCHRFTSGEREEAVALRLVEGSSRSRKRLQTEPFHVMSCNKRPSPGKDTAPQTAEACQRLSTHFSSTRSDSSGRLLPASAGTSPASLTSAEETPVESAGAFSPGQDGHQGPQTPESDECSNAMKQATKGGGSKRGLVRVITRLMPVNKVNLSGLSSFFLTARSRVATQTAEEGPAPVAAAEPSVSHTGAPSESVPASAVTGLEA, from the exons ATGAGCTTCCTATGGAGCGGTAGCTCGATTATTTCCTTTTCCGGTCTAGGCGGGACGAGCAACACAAAGGGCGAAGATGTTCCACTACAAGGGGCATCTGACAGAGGAGCTGCCCCTTCCGCGCCCGGGGCACATTCGGAAGAGTTGCCTGAAGTGGACGCGAGTGGTGAGCAGCAGTGGCGTGAGTTAGATGAAGTGTGGAGTGGAAATGGGGgcgagagcagcagagagccGCAGCGAATAGGGAAAAgcttgtttcctttcttgaGCAACGGCGGTCGCACAGGCACCGCTGCCCGCGTTTCGCCGTCTACAGTAGGTGAAGCGCTGCCAGCAGACAAACCGGGTGTTTGTACGCCTCCGGATGTGGCTGCGTCGTTTGACAATTGGCGTCAAAGTGTTTCCCCGAGAAAAAAATCGAACAGTCCCCGAGGGGATCCCCATTTTTCATGGCCCTCGCACGAAGCGCATTCGTCTGGTCCTCGACAACGTAGTTGTGGAGACAGCCGCTTTCTGAGTGGGGCGACGGAATCCCGTTCCTCTTATGATGAGCATAGCGCTCAGGGATCCTCCCGCACGCCTTCCACCGTCGGGATGTGGGGCCCCAGCAGAGGCGCGTCTCGTCCTGGGATGGCTGAGCCTGATGGTCTTCCGCTCTATTCTGTCCGTACAGCCTCgcagtctctgtctccgaatCCGCGTCACCGGGTGGAGGGCCAGTTTTCGAGGCTGGCTACTGACAAGGACGGAGGCGTCAGAACCGGAAGCTTCGATCGGAAGGCGGAACATCAGCGAGTTGGCCGCCGCCCCGTCGACGAGGGAGCGATTTCAGGGGATGAGTCTGAGGAGGCTCCGCCACACCACTTCACCCGTCCTACAAGTATCCAGAGAAAGCCTGGGCGCGGAGAGGgtgcgagaggagacaccgctGTACCCAGCCGCGCGAGGACGACATCACCGGATGACACGCTACGAGATGTGAAGGCCCAGGTGTCCTCGGGAGCGAGCGGCACACGGCGGTCGTCTCTGGCAGGGTCAGTTCCCGCACCCAGTGAATCgcttctgcagcagcgccAAAACACTCGCCGGCAACAACAAGAACTACTGCAGTATTCCAATTCTGCGTCGACTTCTTCCCGATCCTCTTTCCCctgcccttctctccagagaacTTTCTCGCCCGCTGCCGAATCCGaggctgctgtctctcgggAAGACAGTCGAGGAGACCGTGTTCACCCCTGCCGCTTCAGCACTCCGTCTCTGTTGTCAACTCATGACGGCGCGGGCGAGAGGGAGATGGAAGACAGGGCAGAGCGGGAGATGAAAGACCGAAGAGGAAGTGGACGGCcggagcaagagagagaaagtgaagatgGTGTCGCCGCTTCAGCCGCCAGGGCCGCGCGTCGAAGAGTTCTGCTTCATAAACTTTTTGGAGTCAAGAATTCTgcaagcggagagagaggcgagaggaagtgGCAAAGTATGGAAGATCGAAATCTAGTCCATTTCATGCAGATGCACCGTCACACATTCTTTCGACGACTCAGAAG AGGCGTGCCGCCGTCTCACAGGTGGAACGCGTGGAAAGCCGTGTGTCTGCCGCCTCCTGAGCATCGGTGTgcttgtccttcttcctaCTCGCTTCCTTCGGAGAACGTGGACTCAGGCGCTCTGGGCTCCGGCTTCCACCCACAGTCTCAGCCGTTgatctcctgcgtctcctcgccggcGGCTGGAGGAGTGGGGTCGGCGCTAACTCGAACTTTCTCCAGCCCACAAAAACCTGTCGCTGGGGGTCCAGGGGGCTCGGGGCGAGCTGAGAGAGACTCGTGGAAGGACAGCCGTGGGGGGGCTTCGTTGTTGCAgtcgcagagacagcggggtctggggagagaagaagaacgtgACAGAGGGTGTGAGGCGGAAAGTCAGTGtggcagagaagggagacactCTCCAGGCAGGGAGGACACGAgtcgagagagggaggatCGACAGCGGGCTTCGGGGCCTGACTCGAGGATGCTGCGATGGACAGGCgtggaagagcgagaaggcacCGGAGGCTGCTGTCGAGCTGGCGGCGACTGCCGAAGAGTCTACGAaagacaggcagagaggagatcCAGTTTTTTCGCTCTCATCATGATCGATGTGCCTCGAACGTTTCCGGATGTTGAGGTTTTCGACAAGGATGCGCAAGCGCTGCTGTGTCGAAACCTGAATGCCTTTGCCAATATACACCCGGAAGTCGGATACTGCCAAG GAATGAACTTCATAGcaggtcttcttcttcttgtttcgTCGTTCGACGAGTTCGacgccttctgcgtcttccgaGCTCTCATGCAACGGTACAGACTGAAGGGCTTTTTCCAGGAGAAATTTCCGCTCCTACGGAAATACATGAAAG TTTTTGACACTCTGGCGTCTCAACAACTCCCTGAGCTTCGTCAACACTTCCTCGACGAGGGCGTCCTTCCGGCGGTCTATCTTCACCAATG GTTCCTAACGCTGTTTGTCAcctcgctgcctcttcggagtgtctgcgtcctctgGGACTTTCTTCTTGGAGAAGGTCTCCATGGCTTGCTCGAGCTTGCAGTAGCTCTCCTCAAAGTGCTTACGCGTTTCATCATTCATCTACG ATTCGAAGAAGTTGTAAAGTTCCTCAAATCGCTGAAGAGCAGCGGAGGCGGCTGCGACGACTTCAAAGTCGGAAAGATGCTGGTGAAGCAGGCCGCGAAAGTCCAGCTTCCAGACACGCTTCTCACG GACCTTTTGACGACGGACCTCGCCGTGCTCATGCGCGAagctgaggaagaggaagtggCCGAGGCGCAGGCGCGTGCCGCCGGAGTCgctgcggcagctgcagcagcggcagTTCCTGAGGATGAGGAGCAGAGCAACCCTTTGGTCGAGACGCTgacggaagacgaagaggacgaggagacggacCGCGGGGAGCGCCACAGAACTCACGGGGActtgaaagagaaaaggaaacatcACGGACGAAGCGAGCGCCATGCGCGGGAACCTGACCGCGGGGACGCCCGGACTTTGGCGAGGGGCCGCGAAGTGAGCCACTCACGTGCACAGCGAAGCGACCGCAGCGATGAcgaaagaaggacgagacagaCATCGTCTCCTCGGAAGCAGCTCCTTTcgtccgccttctcttcgtggGACGAGCTTCCCTCGCCCTGTGGGCGGAGCCGGCGCGAGTCGGCCTCTTcgtggaggcgagaagagaaacgggaggCAGGGGAGGAGAGCGGCAGCGCGAGGCGCGCGCGAGCAGGGAGACACGACGGTCTCTGGACGAGTCCCGCGAGGCGGCCAGGGGGCGAGTTGGAGGAAATGCAGGTGTTAAAGCCGAccgcgagaaagcagaagacgcccTCGCCGAAGGCTGGGTCTCACGCGTGGCAAGCGCAGGATCACCGGCGTCAGGAGCCCGGACGAGTGACGCCTGAGCGAATTCACAGCTATAGGTCACGTCGCTCAGAATcaagactggagagagagagaaggagaggagaggaagataCGCATAGTGAAAACCGGACGAGCGAGAACCAGGGCTCTTCTCGGCAGTCGAGTGACAGATGGTCGTCACGAGGTGAGACGCACAAGAGGCCCCAGGGTGGGCGCAGCGTTTCGCGGGGCAGCGATCGCTTGGTCGTTGAGAAAGGCGTGAACAGGGATACCTTAGAAAACCAAATGAACAGCGAGGAACGTTGTTCACCGTTCCCGAGTAGAGACTTACGTGgaccgtcttctctcgactgTCCCGAAGCTCTGGATTCTTCGTGCTCTGCCGCGGCTTCCCTGCCTCAAGCTCAGGTGTCTCTTCCGCATCCCTTGCAGCCTtgcggagagggagaagatccGACAGAAACGTCTGGCGTTCCCCTTACCTGCCAAGAGCAGTCCGAGTGCTTTCCGTCATCACCTCTTCCAGCTCCGATCAGTCTTGCCTCCTCACCGAACTTGTCACCGTTTCCTTCTATGAAGGCGGGCGAAGACGAGACCGGCGAAACAGAGCAGGTgcaagaacagagaaagatgcTCTTCGAatcgtctcctctccacagtcACTTGCGCCTCGAGACTCCCCTATCGCCACTTGGCTCCAGCAGACGCACTAGCAGCGGACCTTTGTGTGTTCCTGTCCCTGCCGCCTGCGGGTCTGGTGTCTCCAGTGAACAAGCCCAGAGAGGGACAGATGCGATGATAGCTGCTTCCGTAGTCGCACTTGAGAATgctgaaagagagacgacaacGAAAGAACAGACGCATGCCGGAGAGAAGGTCGTTCGTGAGGGAAATCTATCACAGGTAGGAGTGGCGCACGAGGCAAGGGCCGAGACCTCAGGGATGACAGGGCATCGTTGCAGTGGACCTGAAACTAGGTCATGTACTTCTTTGAGAACCCCTGGTGAGGAGGGAAGCTGGGCAAGAAACGGTGAGGAGGAGAGTTCAGTGCAGGTGGCACGCGAAGCGGGAGGAatcggaaaaaaagaaggagacagacttGTCGAGAGAAGCCAGGCACTGTCTGTTTCGCTGTCGTCGGCgtcagaagaaggcgcttcTCTTGACACGGGACGGGGACAAGAAGGCCAATCGCCATGCCagcaagtgtctcctcgctgcacGTTTTCACCTGGATCTAGTCTCCACTCGGGCCATATATCGTACTTGGAACAGcagtctgcttctccagagacgacaggagggcgcaggagagaaggcgagctCGAGCgaacaggagaggaaggtgaAGCACTCCAGAAGGAGCCTTCATATCTGGCAG GTTCAGGTCCTGCCGCGTCGCGAACTGCGTCTGGCGCCTCGCCAtcatgcgcatgcagtgaagCCAACACACCCATCAggccgtcgctctctccccctttttctccccgtcAGATTCCGCTGTGCCCCGAGGAAAGTGAGGTCGTTCCGCGTCGGACGTCATCTCTGTCTGACGGTGCAGACGCTGAGGCTGTCCCTGCCCCGTCTCCGATGTCCCACAGTGCGGCGATCCAGCATGCTCGctcgccgccttcgtctccggtCGCAGCGTTGAACGGGTCCgtatcttctttctcgtgcGAGGGGACATTGCAGTTGCCCAAGTTGGTTGACGCTGTTCACGCCCTTGCGGCGCAACCAGCCGAGGGCATATCCGGAAgtctttcctgttttcctgtgtcttccgGTGTTCTGAAGGcttgtccttctctttctaTCCGCGaccgagacgcagagcgtATCGGTCACCTCTCGCTGGAAGACGGTCTACGCGCAAAAGAGGCGGAGGAAAGGGGGAGGACgggcgaagagaggagacctGTGGCGGCAGTGGATTTGTCTGAAAATTCACCAAGCGTGTGTGAATCGAGTGATGCTGTGTCGTCATCTGCTCCACACAGTTTTGATGTTTGCCCCCGAGAAATTACGTCCACTGGAACGTCCCTGGTAaagggcgaagaagagccagAGGTAGGAGAGCAGGCGCGAGACGAGGCCGAAGATTTAGAGGATGTTTTCGAGCAAAGAAGTGTCAATGAGACCTCGTATGACAGAGGGTCTGcacaagaggagagagaggacatcGAGGAGCTACAGAGACAGCATCAGAAATGTCAAGAGGGGCTCGAATTGAATGCACAGAATGTCCACGACGAGGCTGAACGAGAAGGCATCTCACCGTGTCACCGCTTCAccagcggagagagagaggaggctgTAGCTCTGAGGCTGGTGGAAGGGTCCAGTCGAAGTCGCAAGCGTTTGCAGACAGAGCCTTTTCATGTTATGTCGTGCAACAAGCGACCTTCACCTGGAAAGGAT